A section of the Cydia splendana chromosome 1, ilCydSple1.2, whole genome shotgun sequence genome encodes:
- the LOC134791586 gene encoding ubiquitin-conjugating enzyme E2-17 kDa, with protein sequence MALKRINRELQDLGRDPPAQCSAGPHGEDLFHWQATIMGPVDSPYQGGVFFLTIHFPTDYPFKPPKVAFTTRIYHPNINSNGSICLDILRSQWSPALTISKVLLSICSLLCDPNPDDPLVPEIARIYKTDREKYNELAREWTRKYAM encoded by the exons ATGGCGTTAAAACGAATTAATAGG GAATTACAAGACCTTGGCAGAGATCCCCCGGCACAATGTTCTGCAGGACCACACGGCGAAGACC tcttCCATTGGCAAGCCACAATTATGGGTCCA GTCGACAGTCCGTATCAAGGAGGAGTATTCTTCCTGACTATACATTTCCCAACAGATTATCCATTTAAGCCACCCAAAGTTGCATTTACAACACGTATCTATCATCCCAACATAAACAGTAATGGCTCGATCTGCCTTGACATTCTGCGCTCACAGTGGTCCCCAGCGCTCACCATATCTAAAG TGTTGCTCTCAATCTGCTCACTGTTATGTGATCCAAACCCAGACGACCCATTGGTGCCAGAAATTGCTAGGATCTACAAAACTGACAGAGAAAAGTACAATGAACTAGCCCGTGAGTGGACGAGGAAGTATGCCATGTGA